A window of Streptomyces armeniacus contains these coding sequences:
- a CDS encoding TraR/DksA family transcriptional regulator, which produces MVARRTAAKKTAAAQQPAPAQGQTAKKRAAKRSSGPAKRSDGAKAPANKTAAKRPEKKTAGAAAPAKKTAAKKTAAKKTTAKKTAAKGTGARKAAAKKTAAKKAAPEEKPEPAKKTAAKKTPAKKTTAKRTVTKTTSAPDRKAPAKQAPSKKAAATKTTAKKATAKKAPAGTKRAPKTSAAKKTGAQTVAAKKTPAAKAAAVPTARTAQTTPAKPGELAVRPGEDPWTPEEVDEARTELQSEAVRLHAEIASSEEALTGLMRDSGDGAGDDDADTGTKNITREHEMALAANAREMVYQTERALERLEAGTYGLCESCGNPIGKARMQAFPRATLCVECKQKQERR; this is translated from the coding sequence ATGGTGGCGAGAAGGACCGCCGCGAAGAAGACGGCAGCTGCGCAGCAGCCTGCCCCCGCGCAGGGGCAGACTGCCAAGAAGCGTGCCGCGAAGCGGTCCTCGGGGCCCGCCAAGCGGTCCGACGGAGCGAAGGCCCCAGCGAACAAGACGGCGGCGAAGAGGCCGGAGAAGAAGACCGCGGGGGCCGCGGCGCCGGCCAAGAAGACCGCGGCGAAGAAGACAGCTGCCAAGAAGACCACCGCCAAGAAGACGGCGGCCAAGGGGACGGGAGCCAGGAAGGCGGCAGCCAAGAAGACGGCGGCGAAGAAGGCCGCCCCCGAGGAGAAGCCCGAGCCGGCGAAGAAGACGGCCGCGAAGAAGACGCCCGCGAAGAAGACCACGGCGAAGCGGACTGTGACGAAAACGACGTCCGCGCCGGACAGGAAAGCGCCTGCCAAGCAGGCACCCTCCAAGAAGGCCGCGGCGACGAAGACCACGGCGAAGAAAGCCACGGCGAAGAAGGCGCCCGCCGGCACGAAGCGCGCCCCCAAGACATCTGCCGCTAAGAAGACGGGAGCCCAGACGGTGGCTGCGAAGAAGACTCCGGCGGCGAAGGCCGCGGCGGTTCCCACCGCCCGTACGGCCCAGACCACCCCCGCGAAACCAGGCGAGCTGGCCGTACGTCCCGGTGAGGACCCGTGGACGCCGGAAGAGGTCGACGAGGCGCGGACCGAGCTGCAGAGCGAGGCGGTGCGGCTGCACGCCGAGATCGCGTCCTCCGAGGAGGCCCTCACCGGCCTCATGCGGGACTCCGGGGACGGCGCGGGTGACGACGACGCCGACACCGGCACCAAGAACATCACCCGCGAGCACGAGATGGCGCTGGCCGCCAACGCGCGCGAGATGGTGTACCAGACGGAGCGCGCCCTGGAGCGGCTGGAGGCCGGCACGTACGGGCTGTGCGAGAGCTGCGGCAATCCCATCGGCAAGGCCCGTATGCAGGCGTTCCCGCGCGCGACGCTGTGCGTGGAGTGCAAGCAGAAGCAGGAGCGCCGCTGA
- the lspA gene encoding signal peptidase II: MTEAERAIETPDDEDEATEERSAEPPPRGRRRIAVLVGVAALAYALDLVSKLIVVARLEHQEPIDVFGTVLRLEVIRNKGAAFGIGEALTIVLTVIAAVVIVVIARIARKLYSTPWAIALGMLLGGALGNLTDRVFRSPGVFQGAVVDFIAPTHFAVFNLADSAIVCGGILIVVLSFRGLDPDGTLHRD, translated from the coding sequence GTGACAGAGGCGGAGCGGGCCATCGAGACCCCGGACGACGAGGACGAGGCGACGGAGGAGCGGTCCGCGGAGCCGCCGCCCCGGGGCCGCCGCCGGATCGCCGTGCTCGTCGGAGTGGCGGCGCTGGCGTACGCCCTGGACCTGGTCAGCAAGCTGATCGTGGTCGCGCGGCTGGAACACCAGGAGCCGATCGACGTGTTCGGCACGGTGCTGCGGCTCGAGGTCATAAGGAACAAGGGCGCCGCCTTCGGCATCGGCGAGGCGCTGACCATCGTGCTCACCGTGATCGCGGCGGTGGTGATCGTGGTCATCGCCCGCATCGCGCGGAAGCTCTACAGCACGCCCTGGGCGATCGCGCTCGGGATGCTGCTGGGCGGTGCGCTCGGGAACCTCACCGACCGGGTCTTCCGTTCGCCAGGTGTCTTCCAGGGCGCGGTGGTGGACTTCATCGCGCCGACGCACTTCGCGGTGTTCAACCTCGCGGACTCGGCGATCGTGTGCGGCGGCATCCTGATCGTGGTGCTCTCCTTCCGTGGTCTCGACCCGGACGGCACCCTGCACCGGGACTGA